One Euphorbia lathyris chromosome 1, ddEupLath1.1, whole genome shotgun sequence DNA segment encodes these proteins:
- the LOC136219068 gene encoding exopolygalacturonase-like codes for MSPIINYVTIPFLLLLGSIVEAAIFDITKYGGKASQTSNINQALLNAWKEACGSPSYSEILIPNGNYLLGEISLNGPCKAPIVLVIKGNLKAPNSLAAHTGDYWIRVSHVNNVKITGGGILNGDGSRAWQHNVCQKNPNCKNLPMNLRLDYVENGIVENIKSMDSKNFHFNLLECRNITIRRVIVQAPAMSPNTDGIHMGRSEGINIESTKIGTGDDCISIGDGSSRINIVDVSCGPGHGISIGSLGKYQNEEPVSGVSIKRCVINNADNGVRIKTWPGMYKSIASNMVFEDITMNNVSNPILIDQMYCPSNHCNKQTQSNVKLSKISFKNIRGTSFTPKAIQLICSKQYPCEEVDLGGINLRYVGKTPSRAIAECVNIKPKFTGTVLPAGC; via the exons ATGAGTCCAATCATCAATTATGTTACAATTCCCTTCTTATTATTGTTAGGTTCAATTGTAGAGGCAGCTATCTTCGATATTACAAAATATGGTGGTAAAGCTAGCCAAACCTCAAATATCAATCAG GCGTTGTTGAATGCTTGGAAAGAAGCTTGTGGAAGCCCATCATATAGCGAAATTCTTATTCCGAATGGGAATTATTTATTAGGGGAAATATCTTTGAATGGTCCTTGCAAAGCTCCAATAGTTCTTGTTATTAAAGGAAATCTAAAAGCACCAAATAGCCTTGCAGCTCATACAGGAGACTATTGGATTAGGGTGAGTCATGTTAATAATGTCAAAATTACAGGAGGTGGCATATTAAATGGTGATGGATCTCGTGCATGGCAACACAACGTTTGTCAAAAGAACCCTAATTGCAAGAATCTTCCCATG aaTCTTAGGCTGGATTACGTTGAGAATGGCATAGTGGAGAACATAAAATCCATGGATAGTAAGAATTTCCATTTCAATCTATTAGAGTGTCGTAACATAACTATCAGACGCGTTATAGTACAAGCACCCGCAATGAGTCCTAATACCGATGGAATTCATATGGGACGTTCTGAAGGAATAAACATTGAGAGTACTAAAATTGGTACCGGCGATGATTGTATTTCAATCGGGGATGGTAGCTCAAGAATTAACATTGTTGACGTATCATGTGGTCCTGGCCATGGCATTAGTATTGGAAGTTTAGGGAAGTATCAGAATGAAGAACCTGTGAGCGGGGTATCAATTAAGAGATGCGTTATCAATAATGCAGATAATGGTGTTAGGATCAAAACTTGGCCAGGAATGTATAAAAGCATTGCATCTAATATGGTGTTTGAAGATATTACCATGAACAATGtctccaatcctatcctcattGATCAAATGTATTGCCCCAGCAATCATTGCAATAAACag ACTCAATCCAATGTCAAGCTCTCCAAAATTtcctttaaaaatataagaggcACTTCTTTTACTCCTAAAGCTATTCAACTAATTTGTAGCAAACAATATCCATGTGAAGAAGTGGACTTGGGTGGAATTAATCTACGATACGTTGGTAAAACACCGAGTCGTGCAATAGCAGAATGTGTCAATATCAAACCCAAATTTACAGGGACTGTCTTACCAGCCGGATGTTAA